Proteins encoded together in one Oryzias latipes chromosome 11, ASM223467v1 window:
- the LOC105355026 gene encoding CD209 antigen-like protein E isoform X1, with protein sequence MSTQTEAAADWRVKFSRNLHPDGREQSEVEMLDDEEQHSDHGLQQTENQKQKNLQAERRNCFRVSKFSLGVFCFLILAGLMTHHILVSLENNRLKTSNNHLQTELSGINKTLWDEIKQLKNKIEGKRCPEGWMRFGSSCYYKSTKNRTWIDSRSFCQFAGSDLVVVNSKEEQEFVSKLNQNAESWIGLSIEWSSQKQKYEWKWVDGSPLTETFRDERISKDPNYNYHAVSLNTEGKWTQLHYTTIKNWICEKCITF encoded by the exons atgtccacacaaactgaagctgcagcagattgGAGAGTGAAATTTAGCAGaaatcttcatccagatggaagaGAACAAAGTGAGGTGGAGATGTTAGATGATGAAGAGCAGCACTCTGATCATGGATTACAACAAACTG aaaatcagaagcagaagaatCTTCAAGCTGAGAGAAGAAACTGTTTCAGAGTTTCCAAGTTTTCTCTGggagttttctgttttctgattcTGGCTGGACTCATGACTCACC ATATTCTGGTGTCTTTGGAAAACAACAGACTGAAAACCAGTAACAATCACCTGCAGACTGAACTTTCAG GCATCAACAAAACTCTTTGGgatgaaataaaacagctgaaaaataaGATTGAAG GTAAAAGGTGTCCTGAAGGATGGATGAGATTTGGAAGCAGCTGCTACTATAAATCCACTAAGAATAGAACTTGGATAGACAGCAGGAGTTTCTGTCAGTTTGCAGGATCTGATCTGGTGGTGGTAAACAGCAAAGAGGAACAG gAGTTTGTTTCTAAATTGAATCAGAATGCAGAATCCTGGATCGGTCTGTCTATTGAATGGTCatcacagaaacagaaatatgaatggaaatgggtggatggatcacCACTGACAGAAAC GTTCAGGGATGAGAGGATTTCAAAAGATCCAAACTACAACTACCATGCAGTGTCCTTAAATACTGAAGGGAAATGGACACAACTGCACTATACAACCATCAAAAACTGGATCTGTGAGAAATGCATAACATTCTGA
- the LOC105355026 gene encoding asialoglycoprotein receptor 2-like isoform X2 yields MSTQTEAAADWRVKFSRNLHPDGREQSEVEMLDDEEQHSDHGLQQTDILVSLENNRLKTSNNHLQTELSGINKTLWDEIKQLKNKIEGKRCPEGWMRFGSSCYYKSTKNRTWIDSRSFCQFAGSDLVVVNSKEEQEFVSKLNQNAESWIGLSIEWSSQKQKYEWKWVDGSPLTETFRDERISKDPNYNYHAVSLNTEGKWTQLHYTTIKNWICEKCITF; encoded by the exons atgtccacacaaactgaagctgcagcagattgGAGAGTGAAATTTAGCAGaaatcttcatccagatggaagaGAACAAAGTGAGGTGGAGATGTTAGATGATGAAGAGCAGCACTCTGATCATGGATTACAACAAACTG ATATTCTGGTGTCTTTGGAAAACAACAGACTGAAAACCAGTAACAATCACCTGCAGACTGAACTTTCAG GCATCAACAAAACTCTTTGGgatgaaataaaacagctgaaaaataaGATTGAAG GTAAAAGGTGTCCTGAAGGATGGATGAGATTTGGAAGCAGCTGCTACTATAAATCCACTAAGAATAGAACTTGGATAGACAGCAGGAGTTTCTGTCAGTTTGCAGGATCTGATCTGGTGGTGGTAAACAGCAAAGAGGAACAG gAGTTTGTTTCTAAATTGAATCAGAATGCAGAATCCTGGATCGGTCTGTCTATTGAATGGTCatcacagaaacagaaatatgaatggaaatgggtggatggatcacCACTGACAGAAAC GTTCAGGGATGAGAGGATTTCAAAAGATCCAAACTACAACTACCATGCAGTGTCCTTAAATACTGAAGGGAAATGGACACAACTGCACTATACAACCATCAAAAACTGGATCTGTGAGAAATGCATAACATTCTGA
- the LOC105355026 gene encoding asialoglycoprotein receptor 2-like isoform X3, whose amino-acid sequence MTHHILVSLENNRLKTSNNHLQTELSGINKTLWDEIKQLKNKIEGKRCPEGWMRFGSSCYYKSTKNRTWIDSRSFCQFAGSDLVVVNSKEEQEFVSKLNQNAESWIGLSIEWSSQKQKYEWKWVDGSPLTETFRDERISKDPNYNYHAVSLNTEGKWTQLHYTTIKNWICEKCITF is encoded by the exons ATGACTCACC ATATTCTGGTGTCTTTGGAAAACAACAGACTGAAAACCAGTAACAATCACCTGCAGACTGAACTTTCAG GCATCAACAAAACTCTTTGGgatgaaataaaacagctgaaaaataaGATTGAAG GTAAAAGGTGTCCTGAAGGATGGATGAGATTTGGAAGCAGCTGCTACTATAAATCCACTAAGAATAGAACTTGGATAGACAGCAGGAGTTTCTGTCAGTTTGCAGGATCTGATCTGGTGGTGGTAAACAGCAAAGAGGAACAG gAGTTTGTTTCTAAATTGAATCAGAATGCAGAATCCTGGATCGGTCTGTCTATTGAATGGTCatcacagaaacagaaatatgaatggaaatgggtggatggatcacCACTGACAGAAAC GTTCAGGGATGAGAGGATTTCAAAAGATCCAAACTACAACTACCATGCAGTGTCCTTAAATACTGAAGGGAAATGGACACAACTGCACTATACAACCATCAAAAACTGGATCTGTGAGAAATGCATAACATTCTGA